From Primulina tabacum isolate GXHZ01 chromosome 2, ASM2559414v2, whole genome shotgun sequence, one genomic window encodes:
- the LOC142537221 gene encoding ammonium transporter 2 member 5-like has product MDPKYAWLPPNLQPDDANPDWMNKGDNAWQMTAATMVGLQSIPGLVILYGSIVKKKWAVNSAFMALYAFAAVLVCWVGWGYQLSFGNSFLPFLGKIDDALDQHVLLKQAFATYKFANATMVYFQFVFAAITLILIGGALLGRMNFIAWMLFVPLWLTFSYTVGAFSIWCPNGWLSKRGLIDYSGGFVIHLSSGVAGFTAAYWVGPRAQRDRERFPPNNILLMLAGAGLLWMGWTGFNGGDPYMASVDASLAVLNTHICAATSLLTWLLLDILFFEKPSVIGATQGMITGLVCITPAAGVVQGWAAIIMGILSGSIPWFTMMVLHKKIWLLKQVDDTMAVFHTHAVAGTLGGLLTGFFANPKLCRLFYMIPTWERYIGLAYGFNNGRVGAGFRQMGVQVLGIVFIIGVNVVVTSLICLLIGLAVPLRMSEEELNGGDEVVHGEEAYALWGDGEKFDKSVHNSVINGAEDASTQRKNTRVSV; this is encoded by the exons ATGGATCCTAAGTATGCCTGGCTACCACCAAATCTCCAGCCTGATGACGCGAACCCCGACTGGATGAACAAAGGAGACAACGCATGGCAGATGACAGCGGCCACGATGGTGGGCCTGCAAAGCATTCCAGGGCTCGTGATACTATACGGAAGCATCGTCAAAAAGAAATGGGCCGTAAACTCTGCTTTCATGGCGCTTTACGCCTTTGCAGCAGTTCTGGTTTGCTGGGTTGGATGGGGGTATCAGTTATCATTTGGAAACTCGTTTTTGCCTTTTCTTGGGAAGATCGATGATGCATTGGATCAGCATGTTCTGTTGAAACAGGCGTTTGCGACTTACAAGTTCGCGAACGCCACGATGGTGTATTTCCAGTTTGTTTTTGCTGCGATCACTTTGATATTGATCGGCGGCGCTTTGCTTGGGAGGATGAATTTTATTGCATGGATGTTGTTTGTGCCTTTGTGGCTCACGTTTTCTTACACGGTCGGTGCATTCAGTATCTGGTGTCCGAATGGATGGTTGAGCAAGAGGGGGCTTATCGATTACTCCGGCGGCTTCGTCATTCACTTGTCTTCCGGTGTTGCCGGTTTCACCGCAGCTTACTGG GTAGGACCTCGGGCACAGAGGGACCGGGAGAGGTTCCCACCAAACAACATCCTTCTGATGCTTGCCGGAGCCGGCCTGCTATGGATGGGATGGACGGGCTTCAACGGCGGAGACCCTTACATGGCCAGCGTCGACGCATCACTCGCCGTACTGAACACTCATATATGCGCAGCAACAAGCCTGCTTACTTGGCTCCTACTCGACATCCTTTTCTTCGAAAAACCCTCCGTCATCGGCGCCACACAGGGTATGATCACCGGCCTAGTCTGCATCACCCCAGCCGCCGGGGTCGTGCAAGGCTGGGCCGCCATTATAATGGGCATCCTCTCCGGTTCCATCCCTTGGTTCACTATGATGGTTCTCCACAAAAAGATATGGCTCCTAAAACAAGTGGACGACACGATGGCCGTGTTCCACACGCACGCTGTTGCAGGGACGCTAGGCGGCTTGCTCACCGGATTTTTCGCCAACCCAAAGCTGTGCAGGCTTTTCTACATGATCCCGACTTGGGAAAGGTACATCGGCCTAGCGTACGGGTTCAATAACGGCAGAGTTGGCGCGGGATTCAGGCAGATGGGGGTTCAGGTTCTTGGAATTGTGTTCATCATAGGAGTAAATGTTGTGGTCACCAGTTTGATTTGTCTGTTGATCGGGCTTGCGGTGCCACTGAGGATGTCCGAAGAAGAGCTCAACGGCGGGGACGAAGTGGTGCATGGGGAGGAAGCGTATGCGCTGTGGGGAGATGGCGAGAAGTTTGACAAATCTGTGCATAACTCGGTGATTAATGGGGCTGAGGATGCCTCAACTCAGCGTAAGAATACGAGGGTTAGCGTTTAA